In one Pseudomonas purpurea genomic region, the following are encoded:
- a CDS encoding L-cystine transporter: MNLPLILNLLVFLALLFGLAQTRHTTWSLAKKVLLALVLGVVFGVALHTIYGAGNPVLKASIGWFDLVGNGYVQLLQMIVIPLVFASILSAVARLHNASSLGKISFLTIGTLLFTTAIAALVGIGLTNLFGLTAEGLVAGTQEMARLQTIQTDYAGKVADLNVPQLLLSFIPQNPFADLARAKPTSIISVVIFAAFLGIAALQLLKDDVEKGQKVINAIDTLQAWVMRLVRLVMKLTPYGVLALMTKVVAGSNLQDIIKLGSFVVVSYIGLGLMFVVHGVLVSLAGINPLRFFRKVWPVLTFAFTSRSSAASIPLSIEAQTRRLGIPQSIASFAASFGATIGQNGCAGLYPAMLAVMVAPTVGINPLDPLWIATLVAIVTLSSAGVAGVGGGATFAALIVLPAMGLPVSLVALLISVEPLIDMGRTALNVSGSMTAGAITSQMMQQTDKALLDADEHEDLAHA; this comes from the coding sequence ATGAATCTGCCGCTGATCCTCAATCTGCTGGTGTTCCTCGCCCTGCTGTTCGGCCTGGCACAAACCCGCCACACCACCTGGAGCCTGGCCAAGAAGGTCTTGCTCGCGCTGGTACTCGGCGTGGTGTTTGGCGTCGCGCTGCACACGATCTACGGTGCCGGCAACCCGGTGCTCAAAGCCTCGATCGGCTGGTTCGACCTGGTCGGCAACGGTTATGTGCAGTTGCTGCAAATGATCGTGATCCCGCTGGTGTTCGCCTCGATCCTCAGCGCCGTGGCCCGTCTGCACAATGCCTCGTCACTGGGCAAAATCAGCTTCCTGACCATCGGCACCCTGCTGTTCACCACCGCCATTGCGGCGCTGGTCGGCATCGGCCTGACCAACCTGTTCGGCCTGACCGCCGAAGGCCTGGTGGCCGGCACCCAGGAAATGGCGCGCCTGCAAACCATCCAGACCGACTACGCCGGCAAGGTCGCGGACCTGAATGTGCCGCAACTGCTGCTGTCGTTCATCCCGCAGAACCCGTTCGCCGATCTGGCCCGGGCCAAGCCGACCTCGATCATCAGCGTGGTGATCTTCGCGGCATTCCTGGGGATTGCAGCGCTGCAACTGCTCAAGGATGACGTGGAAAAAGGTCAGAAAGTGATCAACGCCATCGACACCCTGCAAGCCTGGGTGATGCGTCTGGTGCGTCTGGTCATGAAGCTGACCCCGTACGGTGTGCTGGCGCTGATGACCAAAGTGGTCGCCGGTTCCAACCTGCAGGACATCATCAAACTCGGCAGCTTCGTGGTGGTGTCGTACATCGGCCTGGGCCTGATGTTTGTGGTTCACGGCGTATTGGTGTCGCTGGCCGGGATCAACCCGCTGCGCTTCTTCCGTAAAGTCTGGCCGGTACTGACCTTCGCCTTCACCAGCCGCTCCAGCGCCGCGAGCATTCCGCTGAGCATCGAAGCGCAAACCCGTCGCCTGGGCATTCCACAGTCGATCGCCAGTTTCGCCGCCTCGTTTGGCGCGACCATTGGCCAGAACGGCTGCGCCGGTCTTTACCCTGCGATGTTGGCGGTGATGGTAGCGCCGACCGTAGGCATCAACCCGCTGGACCCGCTGTGGATCGCGACGCTGGTGGCGATTGTGACCTTGAGTTCGGCAGGAGTTGCCGGGGTTGGCGGCGGCGCAACCTTCGCCGCGCTGATCGTGCTGCCGGCCATGGGCTTGCCGGTGTCACTGGTGGCGCTGCTGATCTCGGTTGAACCGTTGATCGACATGGGCCGTACCGCGTTGAACGTCAGTGGTTCGATGACGGCCGGTGCGATTACCAGCCAGATGATGCAGCAGACCGACAAAGCACTGCTGGATGCCGATGAGCATGAGGATCTGGCGCACGCTTAA
- a CDS encoding GTPase/DUF3482 domain-containing protein — MTDAVNKPLKLAVVGHTNVGKTSLLRTLTRDVGFGEVSHRPSTTRHVEGARLSVDGEALLELYDTPGLEDAIALLDYLERLERPGERLDGPARLARFLDGSEARQRFEQEAKVLRQLLASDAGLYVIDAREPVLAKYRDELEVLASCGKPLLPVLNFVSSANHREPDWREALARLGLHALVRFDSVAPPEDGERRLYESLALLMESARGQLERLIADQQAQREARQQSAARLIAELLIDCAACRRSVASDAEQERQAISELRKAVRQREQRCVEALLKLYAFRPQDAAASDLPLLDGRWGDDLFNPETLKQLGVRVGGGIAAGAAAGAGVDLLVGGLTLGAAALAGAIAGGALQTARSYGSRLLGKIKGQRELTVDDSVLRLLALRQRQLVHALNLRGHAAMDSIQVATPQDKSWREGKLPEALSKARAHPQWSSLNSHARLSQAERQEQVEVLARQL; from the coding sequence ATGACTGATGCTGTAAACAAGCCGCTGAAACTCGCCGTGGTCGGCCACACCAATGTCGGCAAGACCTCACTGTTGCGAACCCTGACCCGCGACGTCGGCTTCGGCGAAGTGTCCCATCGCCCCAGCACCACGCGGCATGTCGAAGGGGCGCGGTTGTCGGTGGACGGCGAAGCCTTGCTGGAGCTCTACGACACGCCTGGCCTGGAAGACGCCATCGCCCTGCTCGATTACCTGGAGCGGCTGGAACGCCCCGGCGAACGCCTCGACGGCCCGGCGCGGCTGGCGCGCTTCCTTGATGGCAGCGAGGCGCGCCAGCGTTTCGAACAGGAAGCCAAAGTGCTGCGGCAACTGCTGGCCTCCGACGCCGGGCTGTACGTGATCGACGCCCGCGAGCCGGTGCTGGCCAAATACCGTGACGAACTCGAAGTATTGGCCAGTTGCGGCAAACCGCTGCTGCCGGTGCTGAATTTCGTCAGCAGCGCCAACCACCGCGAGCCGGACTGGCGCGAAGCCCTGGCGCGCTTGGGGCTGCATGCACTGGTGCGTTTCGACAGCGTGGCGCCGCCCGAGGACGGCGAGCGCCGACTCTATGAAAGCCTTGCGCTGCTGATGGAAAGCGCCCGCGGACAACTGGAGCGCCTGATCGCCGATCAACAGGCGCAACGTGAAGCGCGCCAGCAAAGCGCGGCACGCTTGATCGCCGAACTGCTGATCGACTGCGCGGCGTGTCGGCGCAGCGTGGCCAGCGACGCCGAGCAGGAACGCCAAGCCATCAGCGAGCTGCGCAAAGCGGTGCGCCAGCGCGAACAACGCTGCGTCGAAGCGCTGCTCAAGCTCTATGCCTTCCGCCCACAGGATGCCGCCGCCAGCGATTTGCCGCTGCTGGACGGTCGTTGGGGCGATGATTTGTTCAACCCTGAAACTCTCAAACAATTGGGCGTGCGGGTCGGCGGCGGAATCGCGGCGGGCGCGGCGGCGGGTGCCGGCGTGGATTTGCTGGTGGGCGGCCTGACCCTGGGTGCAGCGGCGCTGGCCGGGGCGATTGCCGGGGGCGCGCTGCAAACGGCGCGCAGTTACGGCAGCCGTTTGCTGGGCAAGATCAAAGGCCAGCGCGAACTGACCGTCGACGACAGCGTACTGCGCTTGCTGGCCTTGCGTCAGCGGCAACTGGTGCACGCCTTGAACCTGCGCGGACACGCGGCGATGGACAGCATCCAGGTCGCCACGCCACAGGACAAGAGCTGGCGCGAAGGCAAACTGCCGGAGGCGCTGAGCAAGGCACGCGCGCATCCGCAGTGGTCATCGCTCAATTCTCATGCAAGGTTGAGCCAGGCGGAACGCCAGGAGCAAGTTGAAGTGTTAGCGCGGCAGTTGTAG
- a CDS encoding MBOAT family O-acyltransferase encodes MSYLSIEFGLCFILFFLVYWSVCWSTRLQNVLLLAASYAILASFSLDFLYILLGYTALVYLLGLLSERFPGRSFVNGLMLLLVLGCFYLFKYQDFFTSTVQSAFAQLGLDVSLPLLEVLLPVGLSFYTFHSVSYLVSINRGELKPGSPFDLALYLAFFPSLIAGPVNRATDMLPQIRPAQARQVLEPQRALGLIALAVVKLFFLSSWLANEWVDPVFESSVSFSAEQILRSVYGYSFLIYFNFSGYTDLVTGIALLLGFRLPLNFNFPYTARNLKEFWGRWHISLSTFIRDYVYIPLGGNRRGVWRGNLNMLLAMLISGLWHGASVNFIIWGALHGVGLALYKLFSHWLPARPTWLGAGLLARLLTFHYVAFAWIFFRCASLGDAIEMLSGLGGMSRAGLVSNGLSLLGCLLFVALYPQIVALTRRLFDASIRLPWLLYPVPLGLFICVVIFASPSGVPGFIYASF; translated from the coding sequence GTGAGCTATCTCTCGATTGAATTCGGCTTGTGTTTCATCCTCTTTTTCCTCGTTTACTGGTCGGTGTGCTGGAGTACGCGTCTACAGAACGTACTGTTGCTGGCCGCCAGTTACGCGATCCTCGCCAGTTTCAGTCTGGACTTCCTCTACATCCTGTTGGGCTACACCGCATTGGTGTACCTGCTCGGGCTGTTGAGTGAACGTTTTCCGGGGCGTTCATTCGTCAACGGGTTGATGTTGCTGCTGGTGCTCGGCTGCTTTTACCTGTTCAAGTACCAGGACTTCTTTACCAGCACGGTGCAAAGCGCCTTCGCTCAGCTAGGGCTGGACGTCTCGCTGCCGCTGCTGGAAGTGCTGCTGCCGGTCGGCCTGTCGTTCTACACGTTTCACTCGGTCAGTTACCTGGTGTCGATCAATCGCGGCGAGCTGAAACCGGGTTCGCCGTTTGACCTGGCGCTGTACCTGGCGTTTTTCCCGAGCCTGATCGCCGGCCCCGTGAACCGGGCCACCGACATGCTGCCGCAGATTCGCCCGGCGCAAGCCCGGCAGGTGCTGGAACCGCAGCGGGCGTTGGGGCTGATTGCGCTGGCGGTGGTCAAGCTGTTCTTCCTCAGCTCCTGGCTGGCCAACGAATGGGTCGACCCGGTGTTCGAGTCGTCTGTCAGCTTTTCGGCCGAGCAGATCCTGCGCAGCGTTTACGGTTATTCGTTCCTGATCTACTTCAACTTCAGCGGCTACACCGACCTGGTGACGGGCATCGCCTTGCTGTTGGGCTTCCGTTTGCCGCTGAACTTCAACTTCCCGTACACCGCGCGCAACCTCAAGGAGTTCTGGGGACGCTGGCACATCAGCCTGTCGACGTTTATCCGTGACTACGTGTACATCCCGCTCGGTGGCAACCGCCGTGGGGTCTGGCGCGGCAATCTGAACATGCTGCTGGCCATGCTGATTTCCGGGCTGTGGCACGGCGCCAGTGTGAACTTCATCATCTGGGGCGCACTGCATGGCGTGGGGCTGGCGCTGTACAAGCTCTTCAGCCACTGGTTGCCTGCGCGTCCGACCTGGTTGGGCGCCGGTCTGCTGGCGCGGTTGTTGACCTTCCACTATGTGGCGTTTGCCTGGATCTTCTTCCGTTGTGCGTCCCTGGGCGATGCCATCGAGATGCTCAGCGGCCTGGGCGGGATGTCGCGGGCGGGGCTGGTCAGCAACGGTCTGTCGCTGCTGGGCTGCCTGTTGTTCGTGGCGCTCTATCCGCAGATCGTGGCGCTGACGCGTCGGCTGTTCGACGCCAGCATCCGGTTGCCATGGCTGCTGTATCCGGTGCCGTTGGGACTGTTCATTTGCGTGGTTATCTTTGCTTCACCATCGGGCGTACCGGGGTTTATTTATGCCAGTTTCTAA
- a CDS encoding TIGR03364 family FAD-dependent oxidoreductase, whose amino-acid sequence MTHHSDMLIVGAGILGLSHAYAAAKRGLKVSVFERSATPLGASVRNFGQALVTGQPPGQMLELAKASREIWGQWAQLAGLQLKRNGSYLFARTEAEEHLLEAFCKGRAIEHGYRVDLLRGAALRDLYGGQFSHHRAALHGMDDQQLYSREAIPALIDYLRRELGVAFHFSTLVRDIEPGRLHSTAGSFTGEQIIVCSGHDYQTLLAEPIAALNPQICRLQMLRARPQINLNLQHALLTGLSCVHYGAFADLPEAEAVQAQILREAPHLHEHGIHLLISPTPHGELIIGDSHDYGRDPSPFNAEQVDNWMLELVEQTLGCKVQVIERWQGVYGARGAVPFSFLQAAPGVHAALMHTGVGMSVGPAMAERNVRTLLGEH is encoded by the coding sequence ATGACACACCACAGCGACATGCTGATCGTCGGCGCCGGCATTCTGGGCTTGTCCCACGCCTATGCCGCCGCCAAACGCGGCCTTAAGGTCAGCGTTTTCGAACGCAGCGCCACGCCGCTGGGCGCTTCGGTGCGCAACTTTGGTCAAGCACTCGTCACCGGCCAACCGCCGGGCCAGATGCTTGAACTGGCCAAGGCCAGCCGCGAGATCTGGGGCCAATGGGCGCAGCTCGCGGGTTTGCAACTCAAACGTAACGGTTCGTACCTGTTTGCCCGCACCGAGGCTGAAGAACACCTGCTGGAAGCTTTCTGCAAAGGGCGCGCCATCGAGCACGGCTACCGCGTCGATCTGCTGCGCGGTGCTGCACTGCGCGATCTGTACGGCGGCCAGTTCAGCCATCACCGCGCCGCGTTGCACGGCATGGACGATCAGCAACTGTATTCCCGTGAAGCCATCCCGGCGCTGATCGATTACTTGCGCCGCGAACTCGGCGTGGCGTTTCACTTCTCCACCCTGGTGCGCGATATCGAGCCCGGCCGCTTGCACAGCACCGCGGGCAGTTTCACCGGGGAGCAAATCATCGTTTGCTCGGGCCACGATTATCAGACCCTGCTGGCCGAGCCGATTGCCGCCCTCAACCCGCAAATCTGTCGCCTGCAAATGCTTCGTGCCCGGCCGCAGATCAACCTCAACCTGCAACATGCGCTGCTCACCGGTCTGAGCTGTGTGCACTACGGTGCCTTCGCCGATTTGCCGGAAGCGGAAGCCGTGCAGGCGCAGATTCTGCGCGAGGCGCCGCACCTGCATGAGCATGGCATTCACCTGTTGATCAGCCCGACGCCTCACGGCGAGCTGATCATCGGTGATTCCCACGATTACGGCAGGGACCCGTCGCCGTTCAACGCTGAACAGGTGGACAACTGGATGCTCGAACTGGTCGAGCAGACGCTGGGTTGCAAGGTGCAGGTGATCGAGCGTTGGCAGGGCGTTTATGGGGCGCGCGGGGCGGTGCCGTTTTCGTTCTTGCAGGCCGCACCGGGCGTGCATGCCGCGTTGATGCACACGGGTGTCGGCATGAGCGTGGGGCCGGCGATGGCTGAACGTAACGTCAGGACCTTGTTGGGAGAACACTGA
- a CDS encoding phosphonate degradation HD-domain oxygenase — protein MGRNEQVIAEVFGWYERFGDSDYIGEPVSQIEHMSQTAERAMAEGFDDEVVLAAFFHDIGHLCVENAEHMGGFGVVSHERLGADYLRRLGFSERLARLVEYHVEAKRYLTFKEPGYYQRLSEASRRTLEYQGGVMTATEAQVFEQDPLCAISLRMREWDEQAKEIWVPVIDLEVLKAKALGVLAF, from the coding sequence ATGGGCCGCAACGAACAGGTGATCGCCGAAGTGTTCGGCTGGTACGAGCGCTTCGGTGACAGCGACTACATCGGCGAGCCGGTGTCGCAGATCGAGCACATGTCCCAGACCGCCGAACGGGCCATGGCCGAAGGTTTCGACGATGAAGTGGTGCTGGCCGCGTTCTTCCACGACATCGGGCATCTCTGCGTTGAGAACGCCGAACACATGGGCGGCTTTGGCGTGGTCAGCCATGAACGCCTCGGCGCTGACTACCTGCGTCGTCTGGGTTTTAGCGAACGCCTGGCGCGGCTGGTGGAGTATCACGTTGAGGCCAAGCGTTACCTGACGTTCAAAGAACCGGGCTACTACCAACGCTTGAGCGAGGCCAGTCGGCGCACGCTGGAGTATCAGGGCGGGGTGATGACGGCCACCGAGGCGCAGGTGTTTGAGCAGGATCCGTTGTGCGCCATCAGTTTGCGGATGCGCGAGTGGGATGAACAGGCGAAGGAGATCTGGGTGCCGGTGATTGATCTTGAGGTGTTGAAGGCGAAGGCTTTGGGAGTGTTAGCGTTCTGA
- a CDS encoding DUF2868 domain-containing protein, which yields MTELTTLWLTETVRLREEHAGPLEDQEANRLARSAGGDLPGRIQARARWLAERDGLTGALRHWLQGARLALIVLAVVAVISGAGLALAALSDGRQPVNVFWALGSLLGLNLILLLSWASGLIFAGDYGATLGRLWLWLSEKFARDAKAAQLAPALLLLLQRQKLNRWVLGILVNGLWLLAMLSALAMLLILMATRRYGFVWETTLLSGDTFVTMTQTLGALPALLGFNVPTVEMIRASGDAALNIESARQAWATWLVGVLLVYGVLPRLLLALFCLWRWKTGRAALGLDLKLPGYAQLRERLMPSSERLGVSDAAPERLHQVEGGAHALDSNGALLVAIELDDQRPWPPQLPKNVNDAGILDSRESRQKLLEQLTRFPPARLAIACDPRRSPDRGSLALIAELARSAAATRVWLLQAPPGQALDAERLGDWHAALQQLELPFADCAPMNWLESGHD from the coding sequence GTGACTGAACTGACAACACTCTGGTTGACTGAAACCGTGCGCCTGCGCGAGGAACATGCAGGCCCACTGGAAGATCAGGAAGCCAACCGACTGGCCCGCAGCGCTGGCGGCGACCTGCCGGGCCGCATCCAGGCCCGCGCCCGGTGGCTGGCCGAACGCGATGGCTTGACCGGCGCCCTGCGCCACTGGCTGCAAGGGGCGCGACTGGCGTTGATCGTGCTGGCCGTGGTCGCAGTCATCAGCGGCGCGGGCCTGGCGTTGGCCGCGCTGAGCGATGGCCGGCAACCGGTGAATGTGTTCTGGGCCCTGGGCAGCCTGCTCGGGCTGAACCTGATTCTACTGCTGAGCTGGGCCTCGGGCCTGATCTTCGCCGGCGACTACGGCGCCACCCTCGGACGCTTGTGGCTGTGGCTCAGCGAGAAATTCGCCCGCGACGCCAAAGCCGCACAACTGGCGCCAGCCCTGCTGCTGTTGCTGCAACGCCAGAAACTCAATCGCTGGGTGCTCGGCATTCTGGTCAACGGCTTGTGGCTGCTGGCAATGCTCAGCGCCCTGGCGATGTTGCTGATACTGATGGCGACCCGACGCTACGGCTTTGTCTGGGAAACCACGCTGCTGAGCGGCGACACTTTCGTGACCATGACCCAAACCCTCGGCGCCCTGCCCGCGCTGCTGGGTTTCAATGTGCCCACCGTGGAGATGATCCGCGCCAGCGGTGACGCCGCGCTGAACATCGAAAGCGCCCGGCAAGCCTGGGCGACGTGGTTGGTCGGTGTGTTGCTGGTGTACGGCGTGTTGCCACGCCTGTTGCTGGCGCTGTTTTGCCTGTGGCGCTGGAAAACCGGCCGTGCGGCGCTGGGGCTGGACCTGAAACTGCCCGGCTACGCACAGCTGCGCGAACGGCTGATGCCCAGCAGCGAGCGCCTCGGCGTCAGCGATGCCGCGCCCGAGCGATTGCATCAGGTCGAGGGCGGCGCCCACGCGCTGGACAGCAACGGCGCGCTGCTGGTGGCCATAGAGCTGGACGATCAGCGCCCATGGCCACCGCAGCTGCCGAAAAACGTCAACGATGCCGGGATTCTCGACAGCCGCGAATCCCGACAGAAACTGCTCGAACAACTGACCCGTTTCCCGCCGGCACGCCTGGCCATTGCCTGTGACCCTCGGCGTTCGCCGGATCGCGGCAGCCTGGCATTGATCGCCGAACTCGCCCGCAGCGCCGCCGCGACACGGGTCTGGCTGCTGCAAGCGCCACCCGGCCAGGCGCTGGACGCCGAACGCCTGGGCGACTGGCATGCCGCGCTGCAACAGTTGGAACTGCCGTTCGCCGACTGCGCACCCATGAACTGGCTGGAGTCGGGCCATGACTGA
- a CDS encoding haloacid dehalogenase-like hydrolase, producing the protein MKFAPKMLAVAMCLGLAGQAFATELKHWPQDQAKQLDAMIAANANKGNFAVFDMDNTSYRYDLEESLLPFMENKGLITRETLDPSLKLMPFKDTADHKESLFSYYYRLCEVDDMVCYPWVAQVFSGFTLKELKGYVDELMASGKPVPSTYYEGDVVKTIEVQPPKVFTGQAELYNKLMENGIEVYVMTAASEELVRMVAADPKYGYNVKPQNVIGVTTLLKDRKTGELTTARKQIAAGKYDEKANLGLELTPYLWTPATWMAGKQAAILTYIDEWKKPVLVGGDTPSSDGYMLFHSVDVAKGGVHLWVNRKDKYMTQINGMMAKHAAAQAKEGLPVTADKNWVIVKPEDIQ; encoded by the coding sequence ATGAAGTTCGCTCCGAAAATGTTAGCCGTTGCGATGTGCCTGGGCCTTGCCGGTCAGGCGTTTGCCACCGAACTCAAGCACTGGCCCCAGGATCAGGCCAAGCAGTTGGACGCCATGATCGCGGCCAACGCCAACAAAGGTAACTTTGCGGTGTTCGACATGGACAACACCAGTTACCGCTACGACCTCGAAGAGTCCCTGCTGCCGTTCATGGAAAACAAGGGGCTGATCACCCGTGAAACCCTCGATCCGTCCCTGAAACTGATGCCGTTCAAGGACACCGCCGACCACAAGGAAAGCCTGTTCAGCTATTACTACCGCTTGTGTGAAGTCGACGACATGGTCTGCTATCCATGGGTCGCGCAGGTGTTTTCGGGCTTCACCCTCAAGGAACTCAAAGGCTACGTCGATGAGTTGATGGCGTCCGGCAAACCGGTGCCGAGCACGTATTACGAAGGCGATGTGGTCAAGACCATCGAGGTTCAGCCGCCAAAAGTCTTCACCGGCCAAGCCGAGCTGTACAACAAGCTGATGGAGAACGGCATCGAGGTCTACGTGATGACGGCCGCGTCTGAAGAGCTGGTGCGCATGGTCGCCGCCGATCCGAAGTACGGCTACAACGTCAAACCGCAAAACGTCATCGGCGTGACCACGCTGCTCAAGGACCGCAAGACCGGCGAGCTGACCACTGCACGCAAGCAGATCGCCGCTGGCAAATATGACGAGAAGGCCAACCTGGGCCTGGAACTGACCCCGTACCTGTGGACGCCCGCGACTTGGATGGCCGGCAAGCAAGCGGCGATCCTGACCTACATCGACGAGTGGAAAAAACCGGTGCTGGTGGGCGGCGATACGCCGAGCAGTGACGGCTACATGCTGTTCCACAGCGTCGACGTGGCCAAGGGCGGCGTGCACTTGTGGGTCAACCGCAAGGACAAATACATGACCCAGATTAACGGCATGATGGCCAAGCACGCAGCGGCCCAGGCCAAAGAAGGCTTGCCGGTGACGGCGGACAAGAACTGGGTGATCGTCAAACCGGAGGATATTCAGTAA
- a CDS encoding dihydrofolate reductase, protein MKKTLPLSLIAALGENRVIGVDNSMPWHLPGDFKYFKATTLGKPIIMGRKTWDSLGRPLPGRLNIVVSRQADLVLKGAEVYPSLEAAVVRAEEWAKEQGVDELMLIGGAQLYAQGMAQADRLYLTRVALSPEGDAWFPAFDLNQWKLVSNVPNPAEGDKPAFNFEVWEKA, encoded by the coding sequence ATGAAAAAAACTCTCCCTCTCAGCCTGATCGCAGCCCTCGGTGAAAACCGTGTGATCGGCGTCGACAACAGCATGCCCTGGCACTTGCCGGGGGATTTCAAATACTTCAAGGCCACCACGCTAGGCAAGCCGATCATCATGGGCCGCAAGACCTGGGATTCCCTGGGTCGTCCGCTGCCGGGTCGGTTGAACATCGTGGTCAGCCGTCAGGCGGATCTGGTGTTGAAAGGGGCGGAGGTTTATCCGTCGCTGGAAGCTGCCGTTGTTCGCGCAGAAGAATGGGCGAAAGAACAGGGCGTCGATGAGCTGATGCTGATTGGCGGCGCGCAGTTGTATGCGCAAGGAATGGCGCAGGCCGATCGCTTGTACTTGACCCGCGTGGCGTTGAGCCCGGAAGGGGATGCGTGGTTTCCGGCGTTTGATTTGAACCAGTGGAAACTGGTGTCGAATGTGCCGAACCCGGCGGAAGGCGACAAACCGGCATTCAACTTCGAAGTCTGGGAGAAGGCCTAG